A genomic segment from Bosea sp. OAE506 encodes:
- a CDS encoding cytochrome c-type biogenesis protein: MRRSPWPRLALAILLAIAPGLPVLAVQPGEVLPDPAMERRARAISGELRCLVCQNQSIDDSDAPLAKDLRVLVRERLVAGDSDTAVRDFVVARYGDFVLLRPPFDLRTAFLWAAPLLILLAALLFTWRRGRAMPAPDSAAPLSEEERRRLQRLLDSEAP, encoded by the coding sequence ATGCGTCGATCCCCCTGGCCGCGGCTCGCGCTTGCCATCCTGCTGGCGATCGCCCCCGGGCTTCCGGTGCTGGCGGTGCAGCCGGGCGAGGTGCTGCCGGACCCGGCGATGGAGCGCCGCGCCCGCGCGATCTCCGGCGAGTTGCGCTGCCTCGTCTGCCAGAACCAGTCGATCGACGATTCCGACGCGCCGCTCGCCAAGGATCTGCGCGTGCTCGTGCGCGAGCGGCTCGTCGCCGGCGACAGCGACACGGCGGTGCGCGATTTCGTCGTGGCCCGCTATGGCGATTTCGTGCTGCTGCGGCCGCCCTTCGACCTGCGCACCGCGTTTCTCTGGGCTGCGCCGCTTCTCATCCTGCTCGCCGCGCTGCTCTTCACCTGGCGCAGGGGCCGGGCGATGCCGGCTCCCGACAGCGCAGCCCCGCTCTCGGAGGAGGAGCGTCGGCGGCTCCAGCGGCTCCTGGATTCCGAGGCGCCCTGA
- a CDS encoding heme lyase CcmF/NrfE family subunit — MIVEIGHFALALALGVAVVQSIVPLWGVARHDRALASVGSAAAVTCFMLVALAFAALVTSYVRSDFSVENVVANSHSTQPLIYKLTSVWGNHEGSMLLWVLILTLFGALVAFSRRSLPVRLRAGTLAAQGIVTVAFLAFTLLTSNPFRRLVPAPPDGQDLNPILQDLGLAIHPPLLYVGYVGFSITYAFAVAALIDGRIDAVWARAVRPWTLLAWVFLTLGIAMGSYWAYYELGWGGWWFWDPVENASLMPWLAGTALIHSTVVMEKRDALKVWTILLAILTFSLSLLGTFIVRSGVLTSVHSFATDPARGLFILCILVFFVGGSLALFAWRAPLLRQGGLFAPVSREGALVVNNVFIATACATVFVGTLYPLVLEMVTGDKISVGPPFFNATFVPVLVPLLLLLPLGQTLAWKRGDLLGAAQRNLAAFALALVAAFALVAWSWGGPVLAPLGVGLGVFLVLGAAFDLGDRIFARASGWPAMLSRAKGLPRSAWGTALAHAGVGVSVIGIAAAAWSTEAIGVLKPGERLTSGRYTVVLESVLPRSGPNFRAEVARFQLFSGNRELAPLEAAKRVYTARNMPTTEAGIRTDGLSQAYVALGEPQGDGSIAVRLYDKPLILLIWIGAIVMSLGGALSLTDRRFRLAAPRRSRVEPAAAPQPAE, encoded by the coding sequence ATGATCGTCGAGATCGGCCATTTCGCGCTGGCGCTGGCGCTGGGCGTCGCCGTCGTCCAGTCGATCGTTCCGCTCTGGGGCGTGGCGCGTCACGATCGTGCACTCGCCAGTGTCGGCTCGGCCGCCGCCGTCACCTGCTTCATGCTGGTGGCGCTCGCCTTCGCGGCGCTCGTGACGTCCTATGTCCGCTCGGACTTCTCGGTCGAGAACGTCGTCGCCAACTCGCATTCGACGCAGCCGCTGATCTACAAATTGACCTCCGTCTGGGGCAACCATGAGGGCTCGATGCTGCTCTGGGTGCTGATCCTGACGCTGTTCGGGGCGCTGGTCGCGTTCTCGCGCCGTTCGCTGCCAGTGCGGCTGCGGGCCGGCACGCTCGCCGCGCAGGGCATAGTCACGGTCGCCTTCTTGGCCTTCACCCTGCTGACCTCGAACCCGTTCCGGCGGCTGGTGCCGGCGCCACCCGACGGCCAGGACCTCAACCCCATCCTCCAGGACCTTGGCCTCGCGATCCATCCGCCCCTGCTCTATGTCGGCTATGTCGGCTTCTCGATCACCTATGCCTTTGCCGTCGCGGCGCTGATCGATGGGCGCATCGACGCGGTCTGGGCGCGCGCCGTGCGGCCCTGGACGCTGCTGGCCTGGGTCTTCCTGACGCTCGGCATCGCGATGGGGTCTTACTGGGCCTATTACGAGCTCGGCTGGGGCGGCTGGTGGTTCTGGGACCCGGTCGAGAACGCCTCGCTGATGCCCTGGCTCGCCGGCACGGCGCTGATCCACTCGACCGTGGTGATGGAGAAGCGCGACGCGCTGAAGGTCTGGACGATCCTGCTCGCGATCCTGACCTTCTCGCTCTCTCTGCTCGGCACCTTCATCGTCCGCTCGGGGGTTCTGACCTCGGTCCACTCCTTCGCGACCGACCCCGCGCGCGGCCTCTTCATCCTCTGCATCCTCGTCTTCTTCGTCGGGGGCTCGCTCGCGCTCTTCGCCTGGCGGGCGCCACTGCTGCGGCAGGGCGGCCTGTTCGCGCCGGTCTCCCGGGAAGGGGCGCTGGTCGTCAACAACGTCTTCATCGCCACCGCCTGCGCCACGGTCTTCGTCGGCACGCTGTATCCTCTGGTGCTTGAGATGGTGACGGGCGACAAGATCTCCGTCGGCCCGCCCTTCTTCAACGCGACCTTCGTGCCCGTGCTGGTGCCGCTGCTGCTGCTGCTGCCGCTCGGCCAGACCCTGGCCTGGAAGCGCGGCGACCTGCTGGGCGCGGCCCAGCGCAACCTCGCCGCCTTCGCGCTCGCCCTCGTCGCGGCCTTCGCCCTCGTGGCTTGGAGCTGGGGCGGGCCGGTGCTGGCGCCGCTCGGCGTCGGTCTCGGTGTCTTCCTCGTGCTCGGCGCGGCCTTCGATCTCGGGGACCGCATCTTCGCCCGTGCCAGCGGCTGGCCGGCGATGCTGTCGCGGGCCAAGGGCCTGCCGCGCTCGGCCTGGGGCACGGCGCTGGCCCATGCCGGTGTCGGCGTCAGCGTCATCGGCATCGCCGCCGCCGCCTGGAGCACAGAGGCCATCGGCGTACTGAAGCCGGGCGAACGCCTGACCAGCGGCCGCTACACTGTCGTCCTCGAATCCGTCCTCCCCCGCAGCGGCCCCAATTTCAGGGCCGAGGTAGCGCGTTTCCAACTCTTCTCCGGCAATCGCGAACTCGCCCCGCTCGAGGCCGCCAAGCGCGTCTACACGGCACGCAACATGCCGACGACCGAGGCCGGCATCCGCACCGATGGCCTCAGCCAGGCCTATGTCGCGCTGGGAGAGCCGCAGGGCGACGGCTCCATCGCGGTGCGGCTGTACGACAAGCCGCTGATCCTGCTGATCTGGATCGGCGCGATCGTGATGTCCCTGGGCGGCGCGCTCTCGCTGACGGATCGGCGCTTCCGGCTGGCGGCACCGCGGCGATCGCGGGTAGAGCCCGCCGCCGCGCCGCAGCCGGCGGAGTGA
- the ccmE gene encoding cytochrome c maturation protein CcmE — MTTVEPARPLAGRRRYTRKQRRLLLIGAAGAVLCLAAGLVLFALRDTIVFFYGPSEIAEKGVAPGTRMRLGGLVEQGSVTRGPGQRVAFSITDSRTVIKVSYEGLLPDLFREGQGVVTEGVFQGGTQFRADSVLAKHDETYMPREVADALKKQGHWQPGDPAAPAASSKPAAKAAP; from the coding sequence ATGACCACCGTCGAGCCTGCGCGGCCGCTCGCCGGGCGGCGCCGCTACACACGCAAGCAGCGACGGCTGCTGCTGATCGGCGCGGCGGGCGCGGTGCTGTGCCTGGCGGCTGGGCTGGTGCTGTTCGCGCTGCGCGACACCATCGTGTTCTTCTACGGGCCGAGCGAAATCGCCGAGAAGGGCGTGGCGCCGGGGACCCGCATGCGCTTGGGCGGGTTGGTCGAGCAGGGCTCGGTCACGCGCGGGCCAGGCCAGCGCGTTGCCTTCTCGATCACCGACAGCCGCACCGTCATCAAGGTCAGCTATGAGGGCCTGCTGCCGGATCTGTTCCGCGAAGGGCAGGGCGTGGTGACGGAGGGCGTGTTCCAGGGGGGTACGCAATTCCGGGCGGATTCCGTCCTCGCCAAGCATGACGAGACCTATATGCCGCGCGAGGTCGCGGATGCGCTGAAGAAGCAGGGGCACTGGCAGCCCGGCGACCCCGCTGCGCCGGCCGCGTCCTCCAAACCGGCCGCCAAGGCCGCACCATGA
- the ccmI gene encoding c-type cytochrome biogenesis protein CcmI, with protein MLIWIIFALMTGAAIFALLWPLGRGRALAFADVADARSLYRSQLGEIDRDLGRRLIGPAEAEAARAEAARRLLRASGDESGPEGETESSLRRRRASSALALSCVPLLALLVYGAYGSPGRPDEPLAARLQADSSRQDFALALARIETHLAANPTDGKGWSVVAPVYMRQGRYDDAATAFAQAIRHGEASAEAHAGLGEARTLAAGGVVTAAARTSFADALRMDAKNARARFFLAIGQEQDGDATGAAEALRTLLGEAPADAPWAQAVRQRLARLDAEKAGGLASLAPADQQAAIRAMVDGLAARLQAGGGSLPEWTRLIRSQVVLGDKAAAREALALARTRLAQDAAAAAALDALAEELALKETAP; from the coding sequence ATGCTGATCTGGATCATCTTCGCGCTCATGACGGGGGCGGCGATCTTCGCCCTGCTCTGGCCGCTCGGGCGGGGCCGCGCGCTGGCCTTTGCCGATGTCGCGGATGCCAGGAGCCTCTACCGCTCGCAGCTCGGCGAGATCGACCGCGATCTCGGGCGCAGGCTGATCGGTCCGGCCGAGGCCGAGGCCGCCCGTGCCGAGGCAGCGCGCCGCCTGCTGCGCGCCTCGGGTGACGAGAGCGGCCCGGAGGGCGAGACCGAATCGTCGCTGCGCCGTCGCCGCGCGAGCTCGGCTCTGGCCCTGTCCTGCGTGCCGCTGCTGGCCTTGCTGGTCTACGGCGCCTATGGCTCGCCCGGCCGGCCGGATGAGCCGCTCGCGGCCCGCCTTCAGGCCGATTCCTCCCGCCAGGATTTCGCGCTCGCTCTCGCCCGCATCGAGACGCATCTCGCAGCCAATCCCACCGATGGCAAAGGCTGGTCGGTCGTCGCCCCGGTCTATATGCGCCAGGGCCGCTATGACGACGCGGCGACTGCCTTCGCCCAGGCGATCCGCCACGGCGAGGCCAGCGCCGAGGCTCATGCCGGCCTCGGCGAGGCGCGCACGCTGGCGGCCGGCGGCGTCGTCACCGCGGCGGCCCGCACGAGCTTCGCCGACGCCCTGCGCATGGACGCGAAGAACGCGCGGGCGCGCTTCTTCCTCGCGATCGGCCAGGAGCAGGACGGCGACGCGACGGGCGCGGCCGAGGCGCTGCGCACGCTGCTCGGCGAAGCCCCGGCCGACGCGCCCTGGGCGCAGGCGGTGCGGCAGAGGCTGGCGCGCCTCGATGCCGAGAAGGCAGGCGGCCTGGCCTCCCTTGCGCCGGCGGACCAGCAGGCGGCGATCCGTGCTATGGTCGACGGGCTCGCGGCACGTCTGCAGGCAGGCGGAGGGTCCCTGCCGGAATGGACCCGCCTGATCCGCTCCCAGGTCGTGCTCGGCGACAAGGCGGCGGCGCGCGAGGCGCTGGCTCTTGCGCGGACGCGACTTGCGCAGGATGCCGCGGCAGCGGCCGCGCTCGATGCGCTGGCGGAGGAACTGGCCCTGAAGGAGACCGCGCCATGA
- a CDS encoding sensor histidine kinase — translation MPIRSHRYSLGARLFISAAICCALVLMLAGFGLTTFYRRSAERGFDERLSVYIKELIADLAAPPETERQAIGDLGEPRFDLPLSGWYWQIIRLDGERPSIRASRSLVGGQLPKLLDQPIAPNARGLRESYISGPDDRSLRILEREIDVGEDGRFTVAVAAPSDEIDADIRDFRLALTMTFVLLGLALVASTIVQVRYGLRPLKRLGAAVGMVRTGEAPRIAGSYPPDLAPLAGELNLLIDANHEILDRARTQVGNLAHALKTPLSVMLNEAEAGDGNLPQTVRTQAAVMRDQVQYYLDRARAAALSGALGGVTEVAPSLDALIRTFAKISQGRVIAGSHAVPGSVRFRGDRQDLEEMLGNLLDNAFKWARAKVTVSLDRPDGAGRITLLIDDDGPGLPDEAQADVLKRGRRLDEATPGSGLGLSIVVDLAKLYGGELALERSPLGGLRARLILPSV, via the coding sequence ATGCCGATCCGCTCGCATCGCTACTCGCTGGGCGCGCGGCTCTTCATCTCGGCGGCGATCTGCTGTGCGCTGGTGCTGATGCTGGCCGGCTTCGGCCTGACCACGTTCTACCGCCGCTCGGCCGAGCGTGGCTTCGACGAGCGACTTAGCGTCTACATCAAGGAACTGATCGCCGACCTCGCCGCGCCGCCCGAGACCGAGCGGCAGGCGATCGGCGATCTCGGCGAGCCCCGTTTCGACCTGCCGCTCTCCGGCTGGTACTGGCAGATCATCCGCCTCGACGGCGAACGGCCGAGCATTCGCGCCTCGCGCTCGTTGGTGGGCGGCCAGTTGCCGAAATTGCTCGACCAGCCGATCGCGCCCAATGCCCGTGGCCTGCGCGAGAGCTACATCTCAGGCCCCGACGACCGGTCGCTGCGCATTCTCGAGCGCGAGATCGATGTCGGCGAGGATGGGCGTTTCACCGTCGCGGTCGCGGCCCCCTCGGACGAGATCGACGCCGATATCCGCGATTTCCGGCTCGCTCTCACGATGACATTCGTGCTGCTGGGACTTGCCCTCGTCGCCTCCACCATCGTTCAGGTGCGCTACGGACTGCGCCCGTTGAAGCGGCTAGGCGCCGCGGTCGGCATGGTCCGCACCGGGGAGGCGCCGCGCATTGCCGGGAGCTATCCGCCCGATCTCGCCCCTTTGGCGGGCGAGCTCAATCTTCTCATCGACGCGAATCACGAGATCCTCGACCGCGCCCGCACGCAGGTCGGCAATCTCGCCCATGCGCTGAAGACACCCCTCAGCGTCATGCTGAACGAGGCCGAGGCGGGCGACGGCAATCTGCCGCAGACGGTGCGGACCCAGGCTGCCGTCATGCGCGACCAGGTCCAGTATTACCTCGACCGGGCCCGTGCCGCGGCCCTCTCCGGCGCGCTGGGCGGCGTCACGGAGGTCGCCCCCTCGCTGGATGCGCTGATCCGGACCTTCGCCAAGATCTCCCAGGGCCGAGTGATCGCCGGCAGCCACGCCGTCCCGGGGTCGGTGCGCTTCCGGGGCGACCGGCAGGATCTCGAGGAGATGCTGGGCAATCTGCTCGACAACGCGTTCAAATGGGCCAGGGCGAAGGTGACAGTGTCGCTCGACCGGCCCGACGGGGCAGGGCGCATCACCCTGCTGATCGACGATGACGGCCCGGGCCTGCCTGACGAAGCGCAGGCCGATGTGCTCAAGCGCGGCCGCCGCCTCGACGAGGCCACCCCCGGTTCCGGCCTGGGCCTCTCCATCGTCGTCGATCTCGCAAAGCTCTATGGTGGAGAACTCGCGCTCGAGCGCTCGCCGCTGGGCGGTCTACGCGCCCGCCTCATCCTCCCTTCGGTCTGA
- a CDS encoding response regulator transcription factor has product MRLLVVEDDKDLNRQIVTALENAGYAVDKAFDGEEGLYLGETEPYDAVILDLGLPKVDGVAVLQGWRRAGKTMPVLILTARDRWSDKVGGFDAGADDYVTKPFHVEELLARVRALLRRAAGHATSELVCGPVRLDTRASRVVVDGNPVKLTSHEYRLLAYLMHHQGRVVSRTELVEHLYDQDFDRDSNTIEVFVGRLRKKLGVEVIETVRGLGYIAAAPEKV; this is encoded by the coding sequence GTGAGACTGCTCGTCGTCGAGGACGACAAGGACCTCAACCGCCAGATCGTCACCGCGCTGGAGAATGCCGGCTACGCCGTCGACAAGGCCTTCGACGGCGAGGAAGGGCTCTATCTCGGCGAGACCGAGCCCTATGACGCGGTGATCCTCGATCTCGGGCTGCCGAAGGTCGACGGCGTCGCCGTGCTCCAGGGCTGGCGCCGCGCCGGCAAGACCATGCCGGTTCTGATCCTGACCGCGCGCGACCGCTGGAGCGACAAGGTCGGCGGCTTCGACGCCGGCGCCGACGACTACGTCACCAAGCCTTTCCATGTCGAGGAACTGCTGGCCCGCGTCCGCGCCCTGCTGCGCCGCGCCGCCGGCCACGCCACCTCCGAACTGGTCTGCGGCCCGGTGCGCCTCGACACCCGCGCCAGCCGCGTCGTGGTCGACGGCAACCCGGTCAAGCTGACGTCTCACGAATACCGGCTGCTGGCTTATCTTATGCACCATCAGGGTCGCGTCGTCTCGCGGACCGAGCTGGTCGAGCATCTCTACGACCAGGATTTCGACCGCGATTCCAACACGATCGAAGTTTTCGTGGGGCGGCTGCGCAAGAAGCTCGGCGTCGAGGTGATCGAGACGGTCCGCGGGCTGGGCTATATCGCAGCGGCGCCCGAAAAAGTCTGA
- a CDS encoding NlpC/P60 family protein has product MSAPLERAAIVEAARCWIGTPYHHQASLRGVGCDCLGLVRGVWRDLRGPEPEAPPPHTQDGAERLGAEMLAEAALRHLVPVAPGQERPGDVLLFRWRSHLPARHCAILSTPDRIIHAHDGAQVAEVAFTRWWRRHLSHVFSFPGASD; this is encoded by the coding sequence ATGAGCGCGCCTCTGGAGCGGGCGGCGATCGTCGAGGCGGCGCGATGCTGGATCGGCACGCCCTATCATCACCAGGCCTCACTGCGCGGTGTCGGTTGCGACTGCCTTGGGCTCGTGCGCGGCGTCTGGCGCGATCTGCGCGGGCCGGAGCCAGAGGCGCCGCCTCCCCATACGCAGGACGGGGCCGAGCGGCTGGGGGCGGAGATGCTCGCCGAGGCCGCGCTGCGCCACCTCGTGCCGGTCGCGCCGGGGCAGGAGCGGCCCGGCGACGTGCTGCTGTTCCGCTGGCGCAGCCATCTGCCGGCACGCCATTGCGCGATCCTCTCGACGCCCGACCGCATCATCCATGCCCATGACGGCGCGCAGGTCGCGGAGGTCGCCTTCACCCGCTGGTGGCGCCGGCATCTGAGCCATGTCTTTTCCTTTCCCGGAGCGAGCGACTGA
- a CDS encoding DUF2163 domain-containing protein, whose protein sequence is MRDIPEALVAHLAQGATTLCRCWSLTRRDGVVLGFTDHDAALVFDGVTFAAETGLEAAETAAELGFAIGGGEVSGALAATGLNEADLARGLYDDARVAVWLVNWADPDQRLLLETGFVGEIRRGDGAFTAEVRGLAKAFDEERGRLYTRSCSADLGDLRCGLTIVPTPATVSATDGRLGFTAAALASFPDGHFTGGRLVFTAGANTGFVTEVMRHGANGDTASLQLWQAPPSRIEPGDAFQLSPGCDKSFATCRGRFGNGVNFRGFPHIPGNDFIIGGVRPGDGVLDGGSLFR, encoded by the coding sequence ATGCGAGACATCCCCGAGGCCCTGGTCGCGCATCTCGCCCAGGGTGCGACGACCCTGTGCCGCTGCTGGAGCCTGACCCGCCGCGACGGCGTCGTGCTGGGCTTCACCGATCATGACGCGGCCCTTGTCTTCGACGGCGTGACGTTCGCTGCCGAGACCGGACTGGAGGCCGCGGAAACCGCGGCCGAACTCGGCTTCGCGATCGGCGGCGGCGAGGTTTCCGGCGCCCTCGCGGCGACCGGCCTGAACGAGGCCGATCTCGCCCGGGGGCTGTATGATGATGCCCGCGTCGCGGTCTGGCTGGTCAACTGGGCCGATCCCGACCAGCGGCTGCTGCTGGAGACCGGCTTCGTCGGAGAGATCCGGCGGGGGGACGGTGCCTTCACCGCGGAGGTGAGGGGCCTCGCCAAGGCCTTCGACGAGGAGCGGGGCCGGCTCTACACGCGCTCCTGCTCGGCCGACCTTGGGGATTTGCGCTGCGGGCTGACCATCGTGCCGACGCCCGCGACGGTCAGCGCGACCGACGGACGGCTCGGCTTCACCGCCGCTGCGCTGGCCAGCTTTCCCGACGGCCATTTCACCGGAGGGCGGCTCGTCTTCACGGCGGGCGCGAACACCGGCTTCGTCACCGAGGTGATGCGCCATGGCGCCAATGGCGACACCGCGTCGCTTCAGCTCTGGCAGGCACCGCCCTCGCGGATCGAGCCGGGTGACGCCTTTCAGCTCTCGCCGGGTTGCGACAAGAGCTTCGCCACCTGCCGGGGGCGGTTCGGCAACGGAGTGAACTTCCGGGGCTTCCCGCATATTCCAGGCAACGACTTCATCATCGGGGGCGTCCGGCCAGGCGACGGCGTCCTCGACGGCGGCAGCCTGTTCCGATGA
- a CDS encoding phage tail tape measure protein produces MADDEIDLSSRLSDLRTLGSLTQSLDKSAASFGKSITNAFAKGIIEGKRFDEVLRSVGRSITESLLKSALKPLQSSLSNLLGSGLKGLAGSFGGFGFGGSGASAAPVAPFADGGVIASPAYFPLGRGLGLMGERGAEAILPLSRGADGKLGVRSSGEARRPLNVVVQVSTPDADSFRRSEAQLSAAIARAVARGSRAL; encoded by the coding sequence ATGGCCGACGACGAGATCGACCTCTCCTCCCGCCTCTCCGACCTGCGGACCCTGGGCTCGCTGACCCAGAGCCTCGACAAATCGGCCGCGAGCTTCGGCAAATCGATCACCAACGCCTTCGCCAAGGGCATCATTGAGGGCAAGCGCTTCGACGAGGTGCTGCGCAGCGTCGGCCGTTCGATTACGGAGAGCCTGCTCAAATCGGCGCTGAAACCCCTCCAGAGCAGCCTGTCGAACCTGCTCGGCAGCGGGCTCAAGGGGCTCGCCGGCTCCTTCGGCGGGTTCGGCTTCGGCGGCTCGGGCGCCAGCGCCGCCCCCGTTGCGCCCTTCGCCGACGGAGGGGTCATCGCATCGCCGGCCTATTTCCCGCTCGGCCGGGGCCTCGGCCTGATGGGCGAGCGCGGGGCTGAGGCGATCCTGCCACTGAGCCGGGGGGCCGACGGCAAGCTCGGCGTCCGTTCGTCCGGCGAGGCGAGGCGGCCGCTCAATGTCGTCGTCCAGGTCTCTACGCCAGACGCCGACAGCTTCCGCCGCTCCGAGGCGCAGCTCTCCGCCGCCATCGCGCGGGCCGTGGCGCGCGGCAGCCGAGCGCTCTGA
- a CDS encoding phage tail assembly chaperone, whose product MTPPAAPFPWAEIMTFGLGRLGWAPDIFWDATPREIAAALKAHRYGHDAGAPARSALLALMAAHPDA is encoded by the coding sequence CTGACGCCCCCGGCGGCGCCTTTTCCCTGGGCCGAGATCATGACCTTCGGGCTCGGCCGTCTCGGCTGGGCGCCCGACATCTTCTGGGACGCGACGCCGCGCGAGATCGCCGCGGCACTGAAGGCCCATCGCTACGGCCATGACGCCGGAGCCCCCGCACGCTCGGCGCTTCTGGCGCTCATGGCAGCCCATCCCGACGCCTGA
- a CDS encoding gene transfer agent family protein: MVNRYRGETALMVEGQALPMRLTLGALAELEQAFAVDSLPALGERFATGRLSARDVARILAAGLRGAGRPLGEDEVREMAFDGGLNGGIRAAIALLEATFGDTTDGTATPEADIRPPAPPAA, from the coding sequence ATGGTCAACCGGTACCGGGGCGAGACGGCCCTGATGGTCGAGGGCCAGGCGTTGCCGATGCGGCTGACGCTGGGCGCTCTCGCTGAACTCGAGCAGGCCTTCGCCGTCGACAGCCTTCCCGCGCTCGGCGAGCGCTTTGCGACGGGGCGGCTGTCGGCGCGCGACGTCGCGCGAATCCTGGCAGCGGGGCTGCGCGGGGCCGGAAGGCCGCTCGGCGAGGACGAGGTCAGGGAGATGGCCTTCGATGGCGGGCTGAACGGCGGCATCCGAGCGGCCATCGCTCTGCTCGAGGCAACCTTCGGCGATACTACGGACGGTACGGCCACGCCGGAGGCCGATATCCGCCCTCCGGCGCCGCCGGCGGCCTGA
- a CDS encoding phage major tail protein, TP901-1 family — MSAQKGKDLLLKAADAGGAFVTVAGLRARQISFNAEAVDVTHSESAGRWRELLAGAGMRRAAISGAGIFKDEASDALVRQIFFDGAIRNWQVVVPDFGTVTGPFQLSSLEYRGDHAGEVTFDLSLESAGQVAFAAL, encoded by the coding sequence ATGTCGGCACAGAAGGGCAAGGATCTGCTGCTCAAGGCGGCGGATGCAGGAGGTGCGTTCGTGACGGTAGCGGGGCTGCGCGCCCGGCAGATCTCGTTCAATGCCGAGGCCGTGGACGTCACCCATTCGGAATCAGCCGGGCGCTGGCGCGAGCTTCTGGCCGGTGCCGGCATGCGCCGTGCCGCCATCAGCGGGGCCGGCATCTTCAAGGACGAGGCCTCGGACGCCTTGGTGCGCCAGATCTTCTTCGATGGGGCGATCCGAAACTGGCAGGTCGTGGTGCCGGATTTCGGCACCGTGACGGGCCCGTTCCAGCTCTCCAGCCTCGAATATCGCGGGGACCATGCGGGCGAGGTCACCTTTGACCTCTCGCTTGAATCCGCCGGCCAGGTCGCCTTTGCGGCACTGTGA
- a CDS encoding DUF3168 domain-containing protein, producing MSDAILTLRAAVQVALEADAGLTALIGPGRIHDEAPRGANGVYAVHGEVEARDWSTGSERGCEQDFGLTVWAGESGSSRLALEAAARIVTVLDEAMPALAGHRIVNLRWRSSRLARDGATGLAFVVLRFRAVTEAL from the coding sequence ATGAGCGACGCGATCCTCACCCTGCGCGCAGCGGTGCAGGTCGCGCTCGAGGCCGATGCCGGCCTCACCGCCCTCATCGGCCCGGGCCGCATCCATGACGAGGCGCCGCGTGGCGCTAACGGCGTCTATGCCGTGCATGGCGAGGTCGAGGCGCGAGACTGGTCGACCGGCAGCGAACGCGGCTGCGAGCAGGATTTTGGTCTCACCGTCTGGGCGGGCGAGAGCGGTTCCTCGCGGCTGGCGCTGGAAGCGGCTGCGCGCATCGTCACCGTCCTGGACGAGGCGATGCCGGCGCTGGCCGGGCACCGGATCGTCAATCTGCGCTGGCGCTCCAGCCGCCTGGCCCGGGACGGCGCCACCGGCCTCGCCTTCGTCGTGCTCCGGTTCCGAGCCGTGACGGAAGCGCTCTGA
- a CDS encoding phage head closure protein — MASNHPNGSEVGALRRRLVLEAPVASADGLGGTTQAFATIAALWARVEWLSGAEQWRRGRPEQSATHRVTLRWRAGVDAGQRLRDGDHLYDIRAVADPDGDRRRLVCLVRELGP, encoded by the coding sequence ATGGCGTCGAACCATCCGAACGGCAGCGAGGTCGGCGCGCTGCGCCGGCGCCTCGTTCTCGAAGCGCCGGTCGCGAGCGCCGACGGGCTCGGGGGCACGACCCAGGCCTTTGCGACCATCGCCGCTCTCTGGGCGCGGGTGGAGTGGCTGTCGGGTGCCGAGCAATGGCGTCGCGGGCGGCCCGAGCAGAGCGCGACCCACCGCGTGACGCTGCGCTGGCGTGCCGGTGTCGATGCGGGCCAGCGCCTGCGCGACGGCGACCATCTCTACGACATCCGCGCCGTCGCCGACCCTGATGGCGACCGGCGTCGCCTTGTCTGCCTGGTGCGGGAGCTTGGGCCATGA